In Deltaproteobacteria bacterium CG11_big_fil_rev_8_21_14_0_20_49_13, a single genomic region encodes these proteins:
- a CDS encoding excinuclease ABC subunit B (The UvrABC repair system catalyzes the recognition and processing of DNA lesions. The beta-hairpin of the Uvr-B subunit is inserted between the strands, where it probes for the presence of a lesion) has translation MKSKLFKPDPRGKGGELFGLTTTFEPKGDQPQAIDMLTKGVLRGEKHQTLLGVTGSGKTFSIAHVIANTGKPALIMAPNKTLAAQLYQEFKQLFPQNAVEYFVSYYDYYQPEAYLPAQDLFIEKDSSVNDAIDRLRHSATHSLLTRNDVIIVASVSCIYGLGSPDAYSAMHIDIKKGEHIERNDLLSKLVEIRYERNDVDFHRGTFRVRGETVEIFPAYEDLKAVRVEFFGDEVEKITEIDYLTGETEGEIDKIAIYPNSHYVTPEERLKVAIKGIRIELNERLKELEHSNKILEAQRIKQRTNYDLEMMEEIGFCKGIENYSRWLDGRKKGQPPRTLLDYFPKDFLLFIDESHITVPQTGGMFSGDRSRKTTLVEYGFRLPSALDNRPLNFEEFEKRVGQVIYTSATPSEYEMKLSGKNIAEQVVRPTGLIDPKPIVRPSKGQIKDLEKEIKARVDKGERVLVTTLTKRMAEDLSSYFQENDIKAKYMHSDTETLERIAIIRDLRLGKFDVLVGINLLREGLDLPEVSLVAILDADKEGFLRSARSLIQTFGRAARNINGEVILYADKMTNSMKRAISETNRRRKIQEKYNKKHGITPETVKKEITDILNSIYESDYVSLATEEEAIDPNKLPKKIAKLRKEMFAAAKKLDFEKAAEARDKIKALEEMALK, from the coding sequence ATGAAAAGTAAATTATTCAAGCCTGACCCCAGGGGCAAAGGGGGGGAATTGTTTGGCCTGACCACAACGTTCGAGCCAAAAGGCGATCAGCCGCAGGCGATAGATATGCTCACTAAGGGCGTCCTGCGCGGCGAAAAACATCAGACACTCTTGGGCGTTACCGGTTCCGGCAAGACGTTCTCAATAGCCCACGTCATTGCCAACACCGGTAAACCTGCACTCATAATGGCGCCCAATAAGACCCTGGCCGCACAGTTATATCAGGAGTTCAAACAGCTATTTCCCCAAAACGCCGTCGAATATTTTGTCTCCTACTACGATTATTATCAGCCCGAGGCATATCTTCCCGCGCAGGACCTTTTTATCGAAAAGGATTCGTCCGTCAACGACGCCATCGACCGCCTGCGCCACTCGGCAACCCATTCTCTCCTCACCCGCAACGACGTTATAATAGTCGCGAGCGTTTCTTGCATTTACGGCCTTGGCTCGCCGGACGCCTATTCGGCAATGCACATCGATATCAAGAAGGGCGAACATATTGAGCGAAACGACCTTCTCTCCAAACTTGTCGAGATTCGATACGAGCGTAACGACGTAGATTTTCACCGCGGCACATTTCGCGTTCGGGGCGAAACGGTGGAGATATTTCCGGCCTATGAGGACCTTAAGGCGGTTCGTGTAGAATTCTTCGGCGATGAGGTGGAGAAAATAACGGAGATAGATTATCTAACTGGCGAGACCGAGGGAGAGATCGATAAAATAGCGATATATCCCAACAGCCACTACGTCACCCCGGAAGAAAGGCTGAAGGTCGCCATAAAGGGCATTCGCATTGAGCTTAATGAGAGGTTAAAAGAACTCGAACATTCGAACAAGATACTCGAGGCCCAAAGAATAAAGCAACGCACCAATTACGACCTTGAGATGATGGAAGAGATAGGCTTTTGCAAGGGAATAGAGAACTATTCGCGCTGGCTCGACGGCCGCAAAAAGGGCCAGCCGCCCAGAACGCTGCTCGATTATTTCCCGAAGGATTTTTTACTCTTCATAGACGAAAGCCACATAACCGTTCCACAGACGGGCGGCATGTTCTCTGGCGACCGCTCGCGCAAGACCACGCTTGTAGAATACGGGTTCAGGCTTCCTTCGGCTCTCGATAATAGACCTCTAAATTTCGAGGAATTCGAGAAGCGGGTCGGACAAGTGATCTACACATCGGCCACCCCTTCCGAATATGAAATGAAGCTCTCGGGCAAGAACATTGCCGAACAGGTGGTACGCCCGACCGGCCTCATAGATCCAAAGCCGATCGTAAGGCCAAGCAAGGGCCAGATAAAGGACCTGGAAAAAGAGATAAAGGCGCGAGTTGACAAAGGTGAACGAGTGCTTGTTACAACGCTCACCAAAAGAATGGCCGAAGACCTCTCGAGTTATTTTCAGGAGAATGATATCAAGGCAAAATATATGCACAGCGATACCGAAACGCTCGAACGGATCGCCATCATCCGGGATTTGCGACTTGGAAAGTTCGACGTCCTTGTCGGCATCAACCTCCTGCGAGAAGGCCTTGACCTGCCGGAGGTCTCGCTCGTTGCCATCCTCGATGCGGACAAAGAGGGATTTCTAAGAAGCGCGCGTTCGCTCATCCAGACGTTCGGCCGCGCCGCAAGGAACATTAACGGCGAGGTCATTCTTTATGCCGACAAGATGACCAACTCCATGAAACGCGCTATTTCGGAAACGAACCGCCGCCGCAAGATCCAGGAAAAATATAACAAGAAACACGGCATCACGCCCGAGACCGTCAAAAAAGAGATAACTGATATTCTTAACTCTATCTATGAATCCGATTATGTCTCGCTTGCCACCGAAGAGGAGGCGATAGACCCGAACAAGCTTCCGAAGAAGATAGCAAAACTGCGCAAGGAGATGTTCGCCGCCGCCAAAAAACTGGATTTTGAAAAAGCGGCCGAGGCAAGGGACAAGATAAAGGCATTGGAAGAGATGGCGTTAAAATAA